A single region of the Biomaibacter acetigenes genome encodes:
- a CDS encoding helix-turn-helix transcriptional regulator encodes MSKFSRMMDIVMYLQARSLVKAQELADMLETDLKTVYRDIESLRTANIPIEAKSGRYGGFYIPKDFYFKAPKLTPEEIAVLFFAGEILVKKNGFMFEKDFKTALSKLKNTLAKEEINISSDKISSISYEIESLKTRLWENLFYIIEKCISEKKSIDVEYYTLSRDEVKRRTLDPYHLIYKNGAWYLIAFCHWRKEVKIFRVDRIKSIDETGIPFKIKKGFSLRDYLKNSWQITRGEEADVVVRFFPPASRLVKEMEWLPTQKIIEEKDGTIIFSAKVSGLMEIKRWILGYGSQAEVLKPQSLREEISSEIKKMLKHYTSTGKRHKTAEKEDNKN; translated from the coding sequence ATGAGCAAGTTTTCCCGGATGATGGATATTGTCATGTATCTTCAAGCCCGCAGTCTTGTGAAAGCCCAGGAACTGGCAGATATGCTGGAAACAGATCTGAAAACGGTTTACAGGGACATAGAATCTTTGAGGACTGCCAATATACCCATTGAAGCTAAATCCGGCAGATACGGTGGTTTTTATATACCCAAAGATTTTTACTTTAAAGCTCCTAAACTTACACCGGAGGAAATCGCCGTATTGTTCTTCGCCGGTGAAATACTCGTAAAGAAAAATGGCTTTATGTTTGAAAAGGATTTTAAAACTGCCCTCTCAAAATTAAAAAATACCCTGGCAAAAGAAGAGATAAACATATCATCGGATAAAATTTCCTCCATATCCTATGAGATTGAATCATTAAAAACCAGGCTGTGGGAAAACCTTTTTTATATAATTGAAAAATGTATTTCAGAAAAAAAGAGTATTGATGTCGAATATTATACACTGAGCAGGGATGAGGTAAAGCGAAGGACGTTAGATCCTTACCATTTGATTTATAAAAACGGTGCATGGTACCTTATCGCCTTCTGTCACTGGCGCAAAGAAGTCAAAATATTCAGGGTTGACCGGATAAAATCGATTGATGAAACCGGAATACCATTTAAGATAAAAAAAGGTTTTTCGCTGAGGGATTATCTTAAAAATTCATGGCAGATAACCCGGGGAGAAGAAGCAGATGTAGTGGTGCGCTTTTTCCCGCCGGCTTCAAGACTGGTAAAGGAAATGGAGTGGCTGCCCACCCAGAAGATTATTGAGGAAAAGGATGGCACTATAATATTTTCGGCTAAAGTGAGCGGACTTATGGAAATAAAGAGATGGATCCTGGGCTATGGAAGTCAGGCTGAAGTATTAAAACCTCAGAGTTTAAGGGAAGAAATATCTTCGGAGATCAAAAAAATGTTAAAACATTATACCTCCACCGGAAAGCGGCATAAAACTGCCGAAAAAGAGGATAATAAAAATTGA
- a CDS encoding YkuS family protein — protein sequence MSFLIAVDDSLHGIRDALRQKGYQTVELTYADFRDVDAYVIDQSNKDLVRIKNTIADEPVIAASDDDAARVINTLRDKLKVYEKELNEP from the coding sequence ATGAGCTTTTTGATTGCGGTTGATGATTCTCTTCATGGCATACGGGATGCTCTTCGGCAAAAGGGTTACCAGACGGTGGAATTGACTTATGCGGATTTCCGAGACGTAGATGCTTATGTTATCGATCAGAGCAACAAAGACCTGGTAAGGATTAAAAATACCATTGCCGATGAGCCGGTGATAGCCGCTTCCGATGATGATGCGGCCAGGGTGATAAATACCTTGAGAGATAAGCTTAAAGTTTATGAAAAAGAATTAAATGAACCATAA
- a CDS encoding YlbF family regulator, which yields MNVYDLAHELARALSQCPEYREFSRAKEELEKDPQAKNMLKDLRTKQLEVEALRLSGKPVDEAVKNLENLYNIVSYNSLLRQYMEAEARFAVLMADIQGIIAKAIGLDFNLDEPNKEE from the coding sequence ATGAATGTATATGACCTGGCCCATGAACTGGCCAGGGCTTTAAGCCAGTGTCCCGAATACCGTGAATTCAGCAGGGCAAAGGAGGAACTGGAAAAGGACCCCCAGGCAAAAAATATGCTAAAAGATTTAAGAACAAAGCAGCTGGAAGTGGAAGCCTTAAGACTTTCGGGAAAACCCGTGGATGAAGCCGTAAAAAATCTGGAAAACCTCTACAACATAGTAAGCTATAATTCTTTATTGAGGCAATATATGGAGGCCGAAGCCCGTTTTGCTGTTTTAATGGCAGACATTCAGGGCATAATTGCAAAGGCCATAGGATTGGATTTTAACCTGGATGAACCAAATAAGGAAGAATAA